Genomic window (Oncorhynchus mykiss isolate Arlee chromosome 28, USDA_OmykA_1.1, whole genome shotgun sequence):
TCCTATCCAGAGGACAGTAACCACCCCAAGGGTATCGGGGCCTACGCTTTCCCATCCTATCCAGAGGACAGTAACCACCCCAAGGGTATCGGGGCCTACGCTTTCCCATCCTATCCAGAGGACAGTAACCACCCCAAGGGTATCGGGGCCTATGCTTCCCCATCCTATCCAGAGGACAGTAACCACCCCAAGGGTATCGGGGCCTATGGTTCCCCATCCTATCCAGAGGACAGTAATCACCTCCAAGGTTAACGGAGTCCTACAAAGACATGGCACTCGGATGACTCCATTGCAGGACGGCACTGTATTCAACACTAACTCTGATGACTCCATTGCAGGACGGCACTGTATTCAACACTAACTCGGATGACTCCATTGCAGGACGGCACTGTATTCAACACTAACTCTGATAACTCCATTGCAGGACGGCACTGTATTCAACACTATCCTGTACTCAGTTTGTCCATATGGTGgccaaccctcctcctggagagcTGACGGGCGTGCAGGCATTTGTTCCAGCCCTATTTCAACACACCTCATTCAGCTGCTCATGGTCCTGATGCGTTGCTGAATCAGATGAGTAAAAATCGTATGTGTTAGAGTAGagctggagcaaaagcctgcccCAGACCAGTAAACTTTGGCTGGTGAAGCAAGTGTTCCTTGCAAGATGAATAACTAGCTAACGATATTTAACTACCTACCTTAACTTTCACCAGGGGTTATAATACAAAATAACGGGAAGCAACATGACACGTCATGGTTTGCTCGTCTCCCGGTAGTCTAGGTACACGTagctagtaaaaaaaaaaactacaacaGGCCTCATCATGGGAACAGATCTCTATTTAGGACTTCAAAAAGAAAATGCTGGTTAGTAAACGtttacaggtaaaaaaaaaaaaaaaaaaaaactagttaTGACTTACCTGCTCAACAGACAGGAATTCGTAAAAGTTTTGTTGAATTTCCTCCACTAGATCGTAGAGCTCAATGTCTGAATCCCAGGAATGAGAGGGTCTTGGGCAGGCAATAAGAATACTGACGGCGGCAATAAACGAGAGGCTCCATGAAGCTGAGGTCATTATCAGGCTTTGATAATGTTGGCGGTAATATTGTACcgcgatttttttttttatccggcTGATGTACACCTAGCGCGGCTACTACCCTTACAGCAGGCTGCTTGCGCTAAAGATTTGctacatttcccacaatcctGTTTGTCACCTCTTCCGGTTTACACACGTGTTACACCGGTTTGTAGAGTTCTTGCCTTCAACATAAAAGCACCAATTGATGCGCATGATATCCCCCCCGAGTCCGATTTCAAGACAGCGCATCCTCGATTTGAACCCAGTGAAATTACTTTGTTGATTAGATGTTTTTATaatatcttgcctatgctgctctgtaccatcactcattcatatatccttatgtacatattctttatccccttacactgtgtacaagacagtagttttggaattgttagttagattacttgttggttattactgcattgtcggaactagaagcacaagcatttcgctacactcgcattaacatctgctaaccatgtgtatgtgacaaataaaatttgatttgatttgatttaataggcTATTTTCTCAGGAACCATGTGGTCTGTCCACTAGAGCTCATGgacaacaccagacacagatataatctgaaaaaatatatacttttcaTAAAGAAATAATTAATTCATGTATTCCCCAAATGTACGCATTAATTAACATAGTTTATGAAAAAAATCGTGGAACTTTGTTAAATAACCAGGAAGTTTGCAACCAGAGAAAGGCAACACTTCAAACTCAATTTTTGAATGTGAACTTCTGTTATACTGGATCTTGATGGCTTATGGAAAACAGAGGAACATTTAAGTAACGACAAGTATAATGGATTTTATTTGTATCTCCTCAAAATATCTACTTTGGAGTAAATCTAGAGTAGGTCCTTATGGAAAAATGAAATATACAGGAATCGACACATTTCTGATGCGTCCATTTGGAAAAGGCCATTCATTCCTTCTGATTGAAAAAACACTCCAacaacaggaggttggtggcaccttaattggagagggtgggctcatggtaatggttgaAGCGGAATCaggggaatggtatcaaatacattttcATGCGTTTGGTGCCATTCCatccactccattccagccattattatgagccgcctCAGCAGCCTCCAAGCTAAAGAACGGACCATGACGTAACATTTGGGCCGGTCACTTTTTGCTATAAAGCAACACGAATTAATAAATGAAGTACCCCCCTCGCCCCACATTGACTATATCATTTTTAGATTATAGATTGTATGTGCTTAGCACCACCGAAGAAAAATACTTCCCAACCACAAGGCCGGAAAAGTGTGATGGTTTTCGATTGTCACCATTTGGGATGAAAGCACTACTCAGAAAGGCACTAGTATGTGTAGTCAGTCCTACAACATACTAACGTGAACATCTCTTCACAGTAACCAGGTTTCATCCAACCATTTCATGCAGATTAAtcttatttacctttatttaagcagggagtcaccattgagaccagggtcttTTTTCCAAAGGGAGCCCTGCATATACAATTTATAAGACAAATCAAATACAATATAAAACCAGTAAAATACAGCACAACACaaatattcaataaaaaaaacattacattccTCAATAAGtggcaccagaacatccaattgtAATGTATTTTGTAGTTGGTTCCAGCAACGAGGTGCTTTATAACTAAAAGCGTATTCACCTAGTTCGGTGGCGACTCGaggaacctcaagagttaaccaacctTGTGAACAGGTTTGGTTTCtcatgtttttatattttaaacCGAAAAGTTGGATAAATCAGAAACTCGTACAGTagagctttgtaaacaaaaaggaATAATGAAGTGAtctacaggacaatgacctgacgcataaaataaaataaattaaagtcACGACAGGCCTTTTGAAAACCGCTAATGTGTCTGTAAAACTTCCTAATGTCAACTAAACTAAATACGCTAGACACGGTGGGATATTTTTTGGTGGGTCGATTAAAATAGATCACGCAACAATTGCGGTGAAAAAAACACCATGTCGCGCATTAAACTTCCGAGTCACACAATGACGTTGTAGCCTACTACCGCGACATGGAAAAAAGCGAATAAGTTATGGTGGttaagtgcacggtgatgagttTCATGCACATGTCCAATGATGCTGGTGACTTGATAGCTgctaattataacacatttttaaaaaggctATTGATTTTATCCATATCTCATCATATAACCTACCTCGTCCACTTTATCAGCAGACTTGTTGTTTATAGAGCATGTGCCAAAACCAGATTGGGCAAGTAATACCATTTATCGCAAACAGTGTGTGACAAAACCATTTGTAGAATTGAAAATGCAATGGGAACATTTATTTGGTATATGAAAACATAAAAGCACTTTTGCGCTTAAGTTAACTACATCACACACAGCATTTTATCTCCTAAAAATTCAGTTTGTTGGAAACACACCCCAGATGATAAAATGGCCATGTTCTTTCTATATGGACTATTCGCATGAAAATCcatcaccaattggatggaaacctagataGTGACTTTGAAGTTGATGCAATTTTAGAACTTGTGCAGTGCTATAGCATTTTCCACACACTGGGCACTTGtacggtttctcccctgtgtgaaccCTCATATGTGCGGTTAGGTTTTCCTTCCGGCCAAAACATTTCTCACATTCGTTGCATTggtatggtttctctcctgtgtgaattcttAGATGGGTATTCAGGTGTCCCTTATGAAGGAAGCATTTCCCACATTCTTTGCACTGATAtcgtttctctcctgtgtgagtcttGTGCATTTTCAGATTAGAATATATGTGAATCACCATATGTCTGTCCAAGTTATGCTTACTGGGGAAACATTTTTCACATTCTTTGCACTGATACAATTTCTCCCGTGTGTGAATCTTCATATGCGTATTCAGCTGTCCACTATGAATGAAGCatttgccacattctttgcatTGATACTGCCTCTCCCCAGTGTGAACCAACATATGTTGTTTCAGATGAGACTCAAAGGAGAAACGTTTGCTACAAACATCACAATAATATATTTCTGTAGTGTGGGTTTGCAGGTGATCGATCATACATTCTGTGGACTCAAAGTCTtctccacacacaccacacatgtaGTCTTGgttctttgtgtgtgtttctcgCACATGATGGACGAAATGGCCCATGAAAACAAAAGTCTCTCCACACACCTTGCATGAAAAAGGAACAGAATTTCTTTGACTGGGGGATTTAAATTGGGGCAACTGTTTGGCTGTCTTGTCATCAGTACTAGTATGGGAGCTTTGTCCTTGTTTTACCCATGTTCTAGTTGATTCGAGTAGTGTAGATCCTGGCAGTGTTTCTCCACTTTCCATCCCATTGTCATTGGCTTCACTCTGAGCTGCAGAACAACCAGGATTTACTTGACAGAGGGGATGAGAGTCACTAGTTGGTTCTGGTACTCCATAGTCCTGTCCATTAGGTTCTGTTTTGATCTCTTCAATTGTGTTGGTGGGTATAGAGTGCTTCTCCTTGTTCTCCACAGTTTGAGTTTGGTAAAGATGTGGGAGCTGAGGTGGGCCCTGATCATTGCAGTCACTTTTCACACAAGCAGGAGTGAATGTTGAGTCTTTCGTGTCAGAAACCAGCCCttgaagctgctcttcctcctgactGGTCCTGAACTCCTCGTGTTCCTCTTTAATGTGTGGGGGCTCTGGGTCCTCCGGGTCCTCCTGCCCCAGACTTGGGCTCCACTCCTGCTCACAGTGTTCCTCCTCTTCAGATACAAGGAGCGTGAGTTGCTGGGGGTCTGAAAAGAAAACAGAAGGGAAATATTGCTGTATAATTTCACATTTTAAAATATAATAAGTGTATCATCCAGTTTCCTTATGCCCTGCAGAAGAAATGTACTACTGCCATCACTACAGTCTGTAGCTAGCTGTAAGCTAGCTAGTTGTGTAGCCAATGCTATGTGTTAACCTGACAGCCATCATTTCgcagtggaccattcttgatacacacactcaaaccagtgcgcctgacacctactaccataccccgttccaaaggcacttacattttgttgtcttgcccattcaacctctgaatggcacacatacacaatccatgtctcaattgtctcaaggcttaaaaatcattctttaacttcttatggctgggggcagtattgagtagcttggatgaataaggtgcccagtgtaaactgcctgctactcagtcccaaaacctaagatatgcatattattagtatatttggatacaaaacactctgatgtttctaaaactgtttgaatgatgtctgtgagtataacagaactcatatggcaggcaaaaacctgagaagaatccaaccaggaagtgggaaatctgaggtttgtagtttttcaactcattgcctattgaatatacagtgtctattgggtcatattgcacttcctaaggcttccactagatgtcaacagtctttaaaaccttgtttgatgcttctactgtgaagtgggggcgaatgagaagggaatgagtcagaggtctgccagagaggcaTGAGATGACCACACGTGTTCACGCAAGAGTTAGCTTGctttccattgcaattctacagacaaagtaattctctggttgaaacattattgaagatttatgataaaaacatcctaaacattgattctatacatcgtctGACATGTTTCTAAGGACTGTAaaggaactttttgactttgtcTGCTCGTgcatcatgaatttggattactgtgctaaacgcgcaaacaaaaaagaggtatttggacataaataatggactttatcgaacaaaacaaacatcaccggatgttttggaactacatAACATGACGCGCCAATGTAtgctgagatttttggatataaacattagaggtcgaccgattatgatttttcaatgccgataccgattattggaggaccataaaagccgataccgattaaatcggactatttttatttatttacttgtaataatgacaattacaacaatactgaatgaacacttattttaacttaatataatacatcaataaaatcaacttagcctcaagtaaataatgaaacatgttcaatttggtttaaataatgcaaaaacaaagtgttggagaagaaagtaaaagtgtgatatgttccatgtaaaatatgtgccatgtaagaaagcttagttccttgctcagaacatgagaacatatgatggttccttttaacatgactcttcaatattcccaggtaagaagttttaggttgtagttattataggaattataggactatttccctctataccatttgtatttcattaacctttgactattggatgttcttataggcactttagtattgccagtgtaacagtatagcttccgtccctctcctcgctcctccctgggctcgaaccagcaacacaacgacaattagtgcgctaactagccatttcacttcggttacacgagcCTCCTCTCagaagttgataggcttgaagtcataaacagtgcaatgcctGACGCGCAACgaaaagctgctggcaaaatgcacgaaagtgctgtttgaatgaatgtttacgtgcctgcttctgtctaccaccgctcagtcagatacttgtatgctcagtcagattatatgcaggacacgctagataatatctaataatatcatcaaccatgtgtagttaactagtgattatgattgattgttttttataagataagtttaatgatagctagcaacttaccttggcttactgcattcgcataacgggcagcctccttgtggagtgcaacgagaaagaggcaggtcgttattgcgttggactagttaaggttgcaagattggatcccctgagctgacaaggtgaaaatctgtcgttctgcccctgaacaaggcagctaacccactgttccgaggccgtcattgaaaataagaatgtgttcttaactgacttgcctagttaaataaagattaaataaaaggtgtaaaaaaaaatattttaaaaaaatcgttaaatcggcgcccaaaatacaaatttccgattgttatgaaaacttgaaatcgtccctaattaaatAGGCCatttcgattaaatcggtcgacctctaataatcatgaactttatcaaacaaaacatacatgtattgtgtaacatgaagtcctatga
Coding sequences:
- the LOC110509100 gene encoding zinc finger protein 2; translated protein: MSKLQLFNAYLTERLTAAAAEISVAVERTITDYQEENERLRRLLDLLTKPKFHRADPQQLTLLVSEEEEHCEQEWSPSLGQEDPEDPEPPHIKEEHEEFRTSQEEEQLQGLVSDTKDSTFTPACVKSDCNDQGPPQLPHLYQTQTVENKEKHSIPTNTIEEIKTEPNGQDYGVPEPTSDSHPLCQVNPGCSAAQSEANDNGMESGETLPGSTLLESTRTWVKQGQSSHTSTDDKTAKQLPQFKSPSQRNSVPFSCKVCGETFVFMGHFVHHVRETHTKNQDYMCGVCGEDFESTECMIDHLQTHTTEIYYCDVCSKRFSFESHLKQHMLVHTGERQYQCKECGKCFIHSGQLNTHMKIHTREKLYQCKECEKCFPSKHNLDRHMVIHIYSNLKMHKTHTGEKRYQCKECGKCFLHKGHLNTHLRIHTGEKPYQCNECEKCFGRKENLTAHMRVHTGEKPYKCPVCGKCYSTAQVLKLHQLQSHYLGFHPIGDGFSCE